A genomic region of Runella rosea contains the following coding sequences:
- a CDS encoding outer membrane protein assembly factor BamB family protein, which produces MNKSYQNPLLGGIFAVLMCGVAFQNRDKNDSENNTDWPKYGGNSAGSRYAELTQINAGNVNKLQLAWSYDTGENNNPDGKGNDIQCQPIVVNGILYGTTPRLKLFAADAATGKELWKYDPFSNPDVKPSFHPVRGVVYWEEGADKRILYSIGAKLLSVNALTGELIANFGENGLVDLHAGLGDPQTLGYDVNNFNIRSTTPGVIFKNLLIMGSSVSEGGDALPGNIRAFDVRTGKLAWVFRTIPLPGEYGYETWSKDSYKKLGGANCWAGMVLDEKRGTVFLGTGSPSVDFYGGARKGTNLFANCVIALNAETGKRIWHFQTVHHDLWDRDIPCPPNLITVMHKGPDGRPRKVDAVAQATKDGLIFVFDRDTGKPLFPVKEVPVPKVAALPGEAPWPTQPVPVKPAPFANQTFTKADLTDISPASAAYAQSVFEKSRGGLKNLPPSTTETLYYGIGGGAEWGGSAVDPNGIMYVNANNMLWLLKMQATHSPKNSVALTKGEKLFTANCAVCHAIDAKNVAVVSTQAYPNLQDVGKKLTRQQISTLLETGRGRMPSFQHISKPDREAIVHFLLKTETPTKADEIHRVTTIETKTGRDFPYTPLYQNKGFRQFRDANNYPAIKPPWGTLNAVDLNTGEYLWKVPLGEYPELAKKGIPTTGTENHGGPLVTAGGLLFIAATYDEKLRAFDTKTGKVVWEYTLPAGGFATPITYKVKGKQYIAIAAGGTRYDLKPGGKYVAFALP; this is translated from the coding sequence ATGAATAAAAGTTACCAGAACCCTCTTTTAGGCGGTATTTTTGCCGTATTGATGTGTGGGGTGGCGTTTCAAAACAGAGATAAAAATGACTCAGAAAACAACACCGACTGGCCCAAATACGGAGGCAACAGCGCGGGAAGTAGGTACGCTGAGTTGACCCAAATAAATGCAGGAAATGTCAATAAATTGCAACTGGCGTGGTCATACGATACGGGAGAAAACAACAATCCCGACGGGAAAGGTAACGACATTCAGTGTCAGCCGATTGTTGTCAATGGTATTCTTTACGGGACTACCCCGCGCTTGAAATTGTTTGCTGCCGATGCCGCTACGGGCAAAGAATTGTGGAAATATGACCCTTTTTCCAACCCAGACGTGAAACCGAGTTTTCACCCCGTCAGAGGAGTAGTGTACTGGGAAGAGGGCGCTGATAAAAGGATTTTATATTCCATCGGGGCTAAGCTACTGTCAGTCAATGCTTTGACGGGAGAGTTAATTGCCAATTTCGGTGAAAATGGTTTAGTTGACCTGCACGCTGGGCTTGGCGACCCGCAAACGCTGGGCTACGACGTCAATAATTTCAACATTCGTTCCACAACGCCCGGTGTCATCTTTAAAAATTTGCTCATCATGGGTTCGTCGGTTTCGGAAGGCGGTGACGCACTCCCCGGCAACATTCGTGCGTTTGATGTGCGCACTGGCAAATTGGCGTGGGTATTCCGGACCATTCCGCTGCCGGGAGAATATGGCTATGAAACTTGGTCGAAAGATTCGTATAAAAAATTGGGCGGGGCCAACTGCTGGGCGGGCATGGTCTTGGACGAAAAACGCGGCACCGTGTTTCTGGGAACGGGTTCGCCTTCGGTTGATTTTTACGGCGGCGCGCGCAAAGGCACCAATCTGTTTGCCAATTGCGTTATTGCCCTCAATGCCGAAACGGGCAAACGTATCTGGCATTTTCAGACCGTTCACCATGATTTGTGGGACCGCGATATTCCCTGTCCGCCCAACCTGATTACGGTGATGCACAAAGGCCCCGATGGTCGGCCCCGCAAGGTGGATGCCGTAGCGCAGGCCACAAAAGATGGCCTTATTTTTGTCTTTGACCGTGACACTGGCAAACCACTGTTTCCCGTCAAAGAAGTACCCGTGCCAAAAGTAGCGGCGCTGCCTGGCGAAGCCCCGTGGCCGACCCAACCCGTGCCCGTAAAACCTGCGCCTTTTGCTAATCAGACGTTTACCAAAGCAGATTTAACCGATATTTCGCCAGCATCGGCGGCGTATGCGCAGTCAGTTTTTGAAAAAAGTAGGGGAGGGCTGAAAAACCTTCCGCCGAGCACGACTGAAACCCTTTATTACGGCATCGGTGGCGGTGCTGAGTGGGGAGGCAGTGCGGTTGACCCCAACGGAATCATGTACGTCAACGCCAATAATATGCTTTGGTTGTTGAAAATGCAGGCTACCCATTCCCCCAAGAACTCGGTAGCATTGACCAAAGGTGAAAAATTATTTACTGCCAACTGCGCAGTTTGTCACGCAATAGATGCGAAAAATGTCGCCGTGGTGAGTACGCAGGCGTATCCAAATTTGCAGGATGTGGGCAAAAAACTTACCCGTCAACAAATCAGTACGCTCCTCGAAACGGGTCGGGGCAGAATGCCGTCTTTTCAGCACATTTCCAAGCCCGACCGGGAAGCTATTGTTCACTTTTTACTGAAAACAGAAACCCCCACGAAGGCCGATGAAATTCATCGGGTAACGACGATTGAGACCAAAACAGGGCGGGATTTTCCGTATACGCCCTTGTACCAAAATAAGGGCTTTCGTCAGTTTAGAGATGCCAACAATTACCCCGCCATCAAACCGCCCTGGGGTACGCTGAATGCCGTAGATTTGAACACGGGAGAATATCTTTGGAAGGTTCCGTTGGGAGAATACCCCGAATTGGCCAAAAAAGGCATTCCGACCACAGGTACCGAAAACCACGGTGGTCCCCTCGTAACGGCGGGTGGTCTGCTTTTTATCGCCGCCACTTACGATGAAAAACTGCGGGCTTTTGATACAAAAACGGGAAAAGTGGTGTGGGAATATACATTGCCAGCGGGCGGCTTTGCCACGCCGATTACGTATAAGGTTAAGGGAAAACAATACATTGCCATCGCGGCTGGAGGAACCCGGTACGACTTAAAGCCCGGCGGTAAATACGTAGCGTTTGCCTTGCCTTAG